A segment of the Candidatus Protochlamydia naegleriophila genome:
GTTGATCTATACGGTAAAGGAAGGGTGGCTAGCAACCCAGAGGAAGCGGCTCAGCTGATGGAGCCTCTTTTTATACAGCGCACCCTGCTTCAAAAGCGGCTCATTGGGGCTTTGAATGTGTTGCAACGGGATGTGCTTGTGAATCCTACCAAGATCGGAGCCATAGGCTTTTGCTTTGGCGGGCTTTCGGTCATTGAATTGTTGCGAAGCGGTGCCCCAGTCAAGGGAGTAGTCAGCTTTCACGGCGTATTAGGGAGCAGGCTCCAAGATCTCCAAGCTGTAACTGTGCCCATTGCCCCGATTCAAGGATCGTTGCTTGTGTTGCATGGATATCACGATCCGCTTGTTTCCCAGCAAGATGTGACTCATTTACAAGAGGAAATGACAGCTGCTGGAGTCGATTGGCAGTTCAATATCTATGGACTTGCCGCTCATGCCTTTACCAACTTAAATCAACACGACAAAGAGAATGGCATGTATTTTGAGCCTAAGGCTAATAGCCGTTCTTGGAAAGCAATGAAGGCCTTTTTTGCCGAAATTTTTGCCTCCTAACTAGGTGTTTTTGGCATTAGGGCATTGCTGATGGCAACCAACCAAGGCAGCTAAGGAGCTGTTAGAGAAATGGTTATTTTTGATTGATTCAGAGGCCCATCAAGCTGGCCTTAAAACCTAAAGCTGAATAGGGTAAAGATGACTTTCTTAAGTAATTGGCAATCATCGCTATCCGAGCTCTTATTGCTTTCTATCCCATTTATCCACAGTTTGCTAGGCGCTCACCCTGGGCTTTAAAATCAGTCGGCCTAAAGGCCTTTCACAACATCTGCATTCAAGCACGGGGACCGGTGAAAATCGATCGGATTTCTGATTTTTTCTATCTAAAGTCTATGGCTCTTTTTGTTAGCGTCTATAAAGTAAAGTGAATGCATGTTAGAAGTCTTTAGGCGACTGATTGCAGACTGGTAAAAATAATTCACCGAAATTCAAAGGTTTTATTCGTTGTTTTTTTTCTTCTGATGCTCCAAAAGGCCGTTGCGCAACTTCAAAAGTAAATCAATTGCCTCCGCATCGTCTAAAAGGGTCTGCAACTCTTTGCAAAACGTGGAATCAGTTGTGTTGGTAATGATCAGCTCGCCTCTGTTTTCTGTCTCGCTTGGGCAGCGTACGTATTGCCCTTTAGTGATTAAGAGGCGGGCATGGGGGTCTGGTAGGCTCGTGTATCCGGCAAAAACTGGAGTGGTCGTAGCCCAAGGATCTTGGCTAGGAGTCGATAGTTCGTTAAAAATCAAATGGGCGATGGGGAGTTTTTCTTTCTTCTGCTGC
Coding sequences within it:
- a CDS encoding dienelactone hydrolase family protein, which translates into the protein MRYEDVSYQIDEEEFKGFLAYPENESTQPKPAVLVVHTWMGRDDFACQKARDLAELGYVALAVDLYGKGRVASNPEEAAQLMEPLFIQRTLLQKRLIGALNVLQRDVLVNPTKIGAIGFCFGGLSVIELLRSGAPVKGVVSFHGVLGSRLQDLQAVTVPIAPIQGSLLVLHGYHDPLVSQQDVTHLQEEMTAAGVDWQFNIYGLAAHAFTNLNQHDKENGMYFEPKANSRSWKAMKAFFAEIFAS